CTAGCGTCAAATGTTACACGGCCGCCTTCTTCTTCAGAGGGCCACTGCAGATCCAAGTTACATATCTCTCCACCGAGGGCTGAGCATGGGGAAGAACCCGGATGGGGATAGCAGCCCCGACGGCGACTGCGGGAACCACAGccccggcgaaggcggcggcatgGGCCCAGGCCCCAGGATCCCTGTCCCCGGCAGCGGCGACAGCAAGGGGAAGTTGGGCGAGGGCTGCTGGTACCCCGGCGAGAGGAGCGGGTAGGGCGACCTGGGCGTGGGCGAGAGCAGGTTGAGGAACCCGGTGGGGGAAGGGAGGATCCCGGGCGAcggcaccggcggcggcggcggcggcgggtacgGGTGCTGGTGCTGCGGAGGGCCCCGTCCGGCCGCGGCCGCGGCATGAgcgtgcgcggcggcggcggcggccgcggcggcgccCGGGGGCGTGGCGCTGAAGAGGGAGTTCTCGAGGATGCGCATGTAGGCGGAGACCGGGGAGTCGGCCCAGGCCGGGCCCGGTGGCGGCATGGGCATGTGGTGCGGCGGCGGGGGGCGGTGGAAGGCGGGGTTGTGGGTAGGGTTGGGCatctggtggtggtggttgtggaCGGGAGGAGGGGGCCGCGCGACGGGCGTGGCGATCGGGGGCGGGCGGATCTTCTGCAGGCGCATGGAGGCGGGCTTGGGATGTTGGTGCTGCTGGTGCTGGTGCTGGAGAGGGGGCGGCGGGCGGTGCGCGTGGTGGGGAGGTGGAGGGGAGGGGGTGCCGGCGGTGAGCTGCTGGACCATGTCGCGGAAGTGGTTCTTGCTG
This Lolium perenne isolate Kyuss_39 chromosome 1, Kyuss_2.0, whole genome shotgun sequence DNA region includes the following protein-coding sequences:
- the LOC127312668 gene encoding protein HAIKU1-like, whose translation is MDRSTSSNSSGGGGGHNQHLGVNKLGRNIRKATPPPPPPQQQQQQAQPARPPHPQPQVYNISKNHFRDMVQQLTAGTPSPPPPHHAHRPPPPLQHQHQQHQHPKPASMRLQKIRPPPIATPVARPPPPVHNHHHQMPNPTHNPAFHRPPPPHHMPMPPPGPAWADSPVSAYMRILENSLFSATPPGAAAAAAAAAHAHAAAAAGRGPPQHQHPYPPPPPPPVPSPGILPSPTGFLNLLSPTPRSPYPLLSPGYQQPSPNFPLLSPLPGTGILGPGPMPPPSPGLWFPQSPSGLLSPSGFFPMLSPRWRDM